The DNA region GTCAGCCTCGACGAGCTCAAGGAGCGCGCGGCCCGCGCTCCCGAGGCCAAGGACGGAGTCGCCGCCCTGCGCGGCGAGGGCGTGACCGTCATCTGCGAGGTCAAGCGCTCCAGCCCCTCCAAGGGGGCCCTGGCCGCCATCGCCGACCCGGCCGCGCTCGCCGCGGACTACGAGGCCGGCGGTGCGTCCGTCATCTCCGTCCTCACCGAGGAGCGCCGTTTCGGCGGCTCGCTCGCGGACCTGGAGGCCGTCCGCGCCAAGGTCGACATCCCGATCCTGCGCAAGGACTTCATCGTCACCTCGTACCAGCTGTGGGAGGCCCGGGCGTACGGCGCCGACCTCGCCCTGCTGATCGTCGCCGCCCTCGACCAGGAGGCCCTGGTCTCGCTCATCGAGCGCGCCGAGTCCATCGGACTGACGCCGCTCGTCGAGGCGCACGACGAGGAGGAGGCGGAGCGTGCCGTGGACGCCGGAGCGAAGATCATCGGTGTGAACGCGCGCAACCTCAAGGACCTCAAGGTCGACCGGTCCACGTTCGAACGTGTCGCGCCCGAGATCCCCGACCACATCGTCAAGGTCGCCGAGTCGGGTGTCCGCGGCCCGCACGACCTGATCGCCTACGCCAACGCCGGCGCGGACGCCGTGCTCGTGGGCGAGTCACTGGTCACCGGCCGCGACCCCCGGGCCGCCGTCGCCGACCTGGTCGCCGCCGGCACCCACCCCGCGCTCCGGCACGGACGGGGCTGAGACCCTCCCATGACCGCCGACCGTCCCGCGTCCCGCGTCCGGCCGGGCCTGCGCCCCGCCGGGACTGCGGCCCGGGACCCGCACGCGCCCCTGGCCCGCGGCTGCCG from Streptomyces sp. B1I3 includes:
- the trpC gene encoding indole-3-glycerol phosphate synthase TrpC, with amino-acid sequence MSVLDEIIDGVRADLAERQARVSLDELKERAARAPEAKDGVAALRGEGVTVICEVKRSSPSKGALAAIADPAALAADYEAGGASVISVLTEERRFGGSLADLEAVRAKVDIPILRKDFIVTSYQLWEARAYGADLALLIVAALDQEALVSLIERAESIGLTPLVEAHDEEEAERAVDAGAKIIGVNARNLKDLKVDRSTFERVAPEIPDHIVKVAESGVRGPHDLIAYANAGADAVLVGESLVTGRDPRAAVADLVAAGTHPALRHGRG